DNA sequence from the Burkholderia pyrrocinia genome:
GTCGGCTTCGCGGTGCTGGGCGGTGCGTTCTCGGAAGGCGTGGACCTGGTCGGCGAACGGCTGATCGGTGCGTTCATCGCGACGCTCGGGTTGCCGCAGGTCAACGATGTCAACGAGCAGATGCGGCGCGCGATGGACGCGCGCTTCGGCAACGGCTACGACTACATGTACCTGTATCCGGGCTTGCAGAAGGTCGTGCAGGCGGCCGGGCGCGTGATCCGCACCGAGCACGACGAAGGCGTCGTGCATCTGATCGACGATCGTTATCGGCGGCGGGAAGTGCGCGATCTGCTGCCGCGGTGGTGGCGGATCGGGTGAAGGGGGAAGATGCCCGGCCGGCAGACTGCCGGTTGTGGCGAAGGGGCGCTATCCGTTGCGTAGCGGTGTAGCGGGCGTCACCTTGGGCCCGGGGGGACGCTACAGCACGTTCAGCATCGCCAGCGCGGCTTCCTGCAGGTGCGGCAGCACGCGCCGCACGGCAGCGTCGGTCGTCTCCGTGCCGATCGGCATGTTCGTGCTCAGCGCGGCGACGACTTCGCCGTGACGATTCTTCAGCGGCACCGCGATCCCGCGCACGCCGACCTGCAATTGCTGCTCGATCGCCGCAAAACCTGCGTCGCGCGCGTGGTCGACCTGTTCGAGCAGGCGCGCCTTGTTGGTGATCGTGTGCGGCGTGAACGGCGGCAGTTCGGTGTCGTCGAGCCACGCGCGCACGGCCTCGCGATCCGGATGGTGCGCGAGCAGCACGACGCCCGGCGACGTCAGCGGCGCCGGCACGCGCGCGCCGAGCACGAAGCCGGTCGTCATCACGCGCGACACGCCGTTGCGCGCGATGAACACGAGTTCCCAGCCGTCGAGCACGCTCACGTAAGCCGATTCGTTCAACGACGCGCTCAGTTGCTGCAGATA
Encoded proteins:
- a CDS encoding IclR family transcriptional regulator domain-containing protein, giving the protein MKKPELDRRDWIAGLEKGLMILEAFDSQHARMTPTQAAARTGLTRTAARRYLLTLESLGYVYTDGKLYGLTPRVLRVGWSYFDSARLPRTVQPYLQQLSASLNESAYVSVLDGWELVFIARNGVSRVMTTGFVLGARVPAPLTSPGVVLLAHHPDREAVRAWLDDTELPPFTPHTITNKARLLEQVDHARDAGFAAIEQQLQVGVRGIAVPLKNRHGEVVAALSTNMPIGTETTDAAVRRVLPHLQEAALAMLNVL